The following are from one region of the Miscanthus floridulus cultivar M001 unplaced genomic scaffold, ASM1932011v1 fs_378_1_2, whole genome shotgun sequence genome:
- the LOC136531602 gene encoding anther-specific protein SF18-like — translation MPLPPPRHDRRHTMAATTPPGKEGTPDPRRHAAGEGGKEGAPDPRHHAAGEGGKGGAPDLRRHAAGEGGKGVPDPRRREGGGASSSPPCHRGRREGGAPDPGRGHWIQGRGQPGEEGREAAPAGGEGALGAGRRGEEGSREKKW, via the coding sequence atgCCGCTGCCACCGCCACGCCACGACCGCCGGCACACCATGGCCGCCACCACGCCACCGGGGAAGGAGGGCACGCCGGATCCGCGTCGCCACGCCGCCGGGGAAGGAGGGAAGGAGGGCGCGCCGGATCCGCGCCACCACGCCGCCGGGGAAGGAGGGAAGGGGGGCGCGCCGGATCTGCGCCGCCACGCCGCCGGGGAAGGAGGGAAGGGGGTGCCGGATCCACGCCGTCGGGAAGGAGGGGGCGCAAGTTCCTCGCCGCCATGCCACCGAGGAAGGAGGGAAGGGGGCGCACCGGATCCGGGAAGGGGGCACTGGATCCAGGGAAGAGGGCAgccgggagaggaggggagggaggcggcgccggctggaggagagggggcgctgggggccgggaggagaggggaagagggcagcCGGGAGAAGAAGTGgtga